One Carassius auratus strain Wakin chromosome 16, ASM336829v1, whole genome shotgun sequence genomic window carries:
- the sphk2 gene encoding sphingosine kinase 2 isoform X3, which produces MTEEALLHGQFGGWSSGGGSGSNSNSCPNSPGGVSLPSSPASTNYALTLTPTHIHVQRLSPRAGKQSRLILPLAELTGCSCPRSPAPPLLVLYWYPPGRRRKGVSRHRQVRAYLAESRVEAEKWNAAIQSLLRGMDVSSTTAEFCKSMLPRPRRLLLLVNPFSGRGQAMQWCQTHILPMIREANISYNLIQTERQNHARELIRDISLPEWDGIIIVSGDGLLHEVINGLMERPDWEQAIKTPVGILPCGSGNALAGSINHYAGYDMCLREPLLLNCSFLLCRGGVKPMDLVSVTTSPCASSSTANQNGHPPAPRRLFSFLSVAWGFVSDVDIESERYRGLGSARFTLGTLVRLASLRSYKGRLSYLPPGVVNPCLDATPQPSRRPLSRSITEGLEGFCRTPIHRTCSDMGLSEQRSLRKGDGERERERERERQERERERERRRERARGVGVVRASSLAEDREREVEAEEKMEEMSGTSSESTEREECDNIASNNGNGEEENKPDGDEIDGEEVTKARDSSERDEANECNESYQTTPPEMQRSLRKNSAPSSQIINAFFSQPIGAEPDQDSELAAYGKEDEDINGTYFQREAFPLDKSRERALTISSSPFRQSPFKAFKPKTLDQNQNPTRPRPLSLLHQSHSNSLPPKFPSLSLSLSPTPPSSPSFASPQSSYLTPRPNTPSSSSPSPSFHSPTPSFNFDLAEPAGPMKNRPLMTSSINLPEDDLLPPLDQPLPTRDWVTIEGDFVLVLAIYQSHLGADLLAAPQARFDDGLIHLTFVRAGISRATLLRLFLAMERGAHLSLSSPYVSHVSARAFRLQPLSPRGTLTVDGELVPYGPLQAQVHPSMARLIVGDSGIKITRF; this is translated from the exons ATGACTGAGGAAGCCCTGCTGCACGGACAGTTTGGCGGTTGGAGCAGCGGAGGGGGAAGTGGAAGTAACAGCAACAGCTGCCCCAATAGCCCTGGAGGTGTTTCTTTACCATCCAGCCCAGCCTCCACCAACTACGCCCTGACCCTCACGCCAACCCACATCCATGTCCAGCGGTTGTCACCACGTGCAGGGAAGCAGTCCAGGCTGATCCTGCCTCTGGCAGAACTGACCGGATGCAGCTGCCCGCGCTCGCCGGCCCCTCCTTTGCTGGTGCTTTACTGGTACCCTCCGGGTCGTCGCCGCAAAGGCGTCTCCAGACATAGACAGGTGAGGGCGTACTTGGCGGAGAGCAGAGTTGAGGCGGAGAAATGGAACGCTGCTATACAGAGCCTGCTGAGGGGAATGGATGTCAGCTCCACCACAG cagaaTTTTGCAAAAGCATGTTGCCCCGTCCCCGTCGACTGTTGCTGCTGGTCAATCCATTCAGTGGCCGGGGTCAGGCAATGCAGTGGTGTCAAACGCACATACTTCCAATGATAAGAGAAGCCAACATCAGCTACAACCTCATACAGACAG AGCGTCAGAATCATGCACGTGAGCTTATCAGAGACATCTCACTCCCAGAATGGGACGGAATTATCATTGTTTCTGGAGATGGACTCTTGCACGAG GTGATAAATGGCCTGATGGAACGGCCAGACTGGGAACAAGCAATAAAAACTCCTGTGGGAATCCTGCCTTGTGGCTCTGGAAATGCACTTGCTGGTTCAATCAACCACTATGCAGG ATATGACATGTGCCTTCGGGAGCCTCTCCTCCTCAACTGCTCTTTTCTGCTGTGCCGGGGTGGGGTTAAACCGATGGACTTGGTGTCTGTTACAACCAGCCCATGTGCTTCATCatccacagccaatcagaatgggCACCCACCTGCTCCCAGGAGgcttttctctttcctttcagTGGCCTGGGGTTTTGTGTCTGATGTGGACATAGAGAGTGAGCGCTACAGAGGGCTGGGCTCAGCACGGTTTACACTTGGAACACTAGTAAGATTGGCATCTCTACGCTCTTATAAGGGCCGTCTTTCCTACCTGCCACCCGGTGTGGTCAACCCATGCCTCGATGCCACACCTCAGCCGTCTCGCAGGCCACTTTCACGCAGCATTACCGAAGGTTTGGAGGGATTTTGTCGCACTCCCATCCACCGGACCTGCTCCGACATGGGCCTGAGTGAACAAAGAAGTCTCCGTAAAGGAGAtggggaaagagagagggaaagagagagggagaggcaggagagagagcgggagagagagaggagaagagagagggCAAGAGGGGTTGGAGTAGTGAGAGCTAGCAGTCTCGCAGAagaccgagagagagaggtggaagCAGAAGAGAAGATGGAGGAGATGTCAGGGACCAGCTCAGAATCAACCGAAAGGGAAGAGTGTGACAACATAGCCAGTAATAATGGAAATGGAGAAGAAGAGAATAAACCAGATGGGGATGAGATAGATGGAGAAGAAGTGACGAAAGCAAGAGATTCGAGTGAAAGAGATGAGGCAAACGAATGCAACGAGAGTTATCAAACAACTCCACCTGAGATGCAACGCTCACTACGCAAAAACTCGGCCCCTTCTAGCCAGATAATTAACGCATTTTTCAGCCAGCCAATTGGTGCAGAACCTGACCAAGACTCGGAGCTGGCAGCCTATGGCAAGGAGGACGAAGACATAAATGGCACCTACTTTCAAAGAGAGGCATTTCCACTGGACAAGTCTCGTGAGCGAGCCCTTACCATCTCATCTTCTCCATTCCGTCAGTCTCCTTTCAAAGCTTTCAAACCTAAAACTTTAGACCAGAACCAGAACCCAACACGGCCACGGCCCCTCTCTCTTCTCCACCAATCGCATTCAAACTCTCTCCCTCCAAAATTTCCGTCCCTCTCGCTGTCCCTTTCCCCAACCCCTCCTTCGTCTCCATCTTTTGCCTCTCCCCAATCTTCTTATCTCACGCCACGTCCCAACACTCCCAGCTCATCTTCTCCATCGCCTTCTTTTCATTCACCGACCCCTTCCTTCAACTTTGACCTTGCAGAGCCTGCAGGACCCATGAAGAACCGCCCTCTCATGACATCCTCCATCAACCTGCCAGAGGATGATCTGCTACCTCCTCTGGACCAACCTCTCCCTACCCGCGACTGGGTCACTATTGAGGGCGATTTTGTTCTGGTGCTTGCCATCTACCAGAGCCACCTGGGAGCAGATCTTCTCGCTGCGCCTCAGGCTCGATTTGATGATGGGCTGATCCATCTGACATTTGTGCGGGCTGGTATCTCTCGGGCTACACTGCTTAGATTGTTCTTAGCAATGGAGAGGGGAGCCCATTTGTCCCTTAGCTCTCCCTATGTTAGTCATGTTTCTGCTCGGGCGTTCCGCCTTCAACCGCTTTCACCACGAGGAACCCTAACTGTAGATGGAGAGCTGGTGCCCTATGGGCCACTCCAGGCACAG GTTCATCCCTCCATGGCTCGTTTGATTGTTGGGGACTCTGGAATAAAGATTACAAGATTCTGA
- the sphk2 gene encoding sphingosine kinase 2 isoform X2, whose amino-acid sequence MRSPGPESPSMTEEALLHGQFGGWSSGGGSGSNSNSCPNSPGGVSLPSSPASTNYALTLTPTHIHVQRLSPRAGKQSRLILPLAELTGCSCPRSPAPPLLVLYWYPPGRRRKGVSRHRQVRAYLAESRVEAEKWNAAIQSLLRGMDVSSTTEFCKSMLPRPRRLLLLVNPFSGRGQAMQWCQTHILPMIREANISYNLIQTERQNHARELIRDISLPEWDGIIIVSGDGLLHEVINGLMERPDWEQAIKTPVGILPCGSGNALAGSINHYAGYDMCLREPLLLNCSFLLCRGGVKPMDLVSVTTSPCASSSTANQNGHPPAPRRLFSFLSVAWGFVSDVDIESERYRGLGSARFTLGTLVRLASLRSYKGRLSYLPPGVVNPCLDATPQPSRRPLSRSITEGLEGFCRTPIHRTCSDMGLSEQRSLRKGDGERERERERERQERERERERRRERARGVGVVRASSLAEDREREVEAEEKMEEMSGTSSESTEREECDNIASNNGNGEEENKPDGDEIDGEEVTKARDSSERDEANECNESYQTTPPEMQRSLRKNSAPSSQIINAFFSQPIGAEPDQDSELAAYGKEDEDINGTYFQREAFPLDKSRERALTISSSPFRQSPFKAFKPKTLDQNQNPTRPRPLSLLHQSHSNSLPPKFPSLSLSLSPTPPSSPSFASPQSSYLTPRPNTPSSSSPSPSFHSPTPSFNFDLAEPAGPMKNRPLMTSSINLPEDDLLPPLDQPLPTRDWVTIEGDFVLVLAIYQSHLGADLLAAPQARFDDGLIHLTFVRAGISRATLLRLFLAMERGAHLSLSSPYVSHVSARAFRLQPLSPRGTLTVDGELVPYGPLQAQVHPSMARLIVGDSGIKITRF is encoded by the exons ATGCGCTCCCCAGGCCCAGAGAGCCCATCTATGACTGAGGAAGCCCTGCTGCACGGACAGTTTGGCGGTTGGAGCAGCGGAGGGGGAAGTGGAAGTAACAGCAACAGCTGCCCCAATAGCCCTGGAGGTGTTTCTTTACCATCCAGCCCAGCCTCCACCAACTACGCCCTGACCCTCACGCCAACCCACATCCATGTCCAGCGGTTGTCACCACGTGCAGGGAAGCAGTCCAGGCTGATCCTGCCTCTGGCAGAACTGACCGGATGCAGCTGCCCGCGCTCGCCGGCCCCTCCTTTGCTGGTGCTTTACTGGTACCCTCCGGGTCGTCGCCGCAAAGGCGTCTCCAGACATAGACAGGTGAGGGCGTACTTGGCGGAGAGCAGAGTTGAGGCGGAGAAATGGAACGCTGCTATACAGAGCCTGCTGAGGGGAATGGATGTCAGCTCCACCACAG aaTTTTGCAAAAGCATGTTGCCCCGTCCCCGTCGACTGTTGCTGCTGGTCAATCCATTCAGTGGCCGGGGTCAGGCAATGCAGTGGTGTCAAACGCACATACTTCCAATGATAAGAGAAGCCAACATCAGCTACAACCTCATACAGACAG AGCGTCAGAATCATGCACGTGAGCTTATCAGAGACATCTCACTCCCAGAATGGGACGGAATTATCATTGTTTCTGGAGATGGACTCTTGCACGAG GTGATAAATGGCCTGATGGAACGGCCAGACTGGGAACAAGCAATAAAAACTCCTGTGGGAATCCTGCCTTGTGGCTCTGGAAATGCACTTGCTGGTTCAATCAACCACTATGCAGG ATATGACATGTGCCTTCGGGAGCCTCTCCTCCTCAACTGCTCTTTTCTGCTGTGCCGGGGTGGGGTTAAACCGATGGACTTGGTGTCTGTTACAACCAGCCCATGTGCTTCATCatccacagccaatcagaatgggCACCCACCTGCTCCCAGGAGgcttttctctttcctttcagTGGCCTGGGGTTTTGTGTCTGATGTGGACATAGAGAGTGAGCGCTACAGAGGGCTGGGCTCAGCACGGTTTACACTTGGAACACTAGTAAGATTGGCATCTCTACGCTCTTATAAGGGCCGTCTTTCCTACCTGCCACCCGGTGTGGTCAACCCATGCCTCGATGCCACACCTCAGCCGTCTCGCAGGCCACTTTCACGCAGCATTACCGAAGGTTTGGAGGGATTTTGTCGCACTCCCATCCACCGGACCTGCTCCGACATGGGCCTGAGTGAACAAAGAAGTCTCCGTAAAGGAGAtggggaaagagagagggaaagagagagggagaggcaggagagagagcgggagagagagaggagaagagagagggCAAGAGGGGTTGGAGTAGTGAGAGCTAGCAGTCTCGCAGAagaccgagagagagaggtggaagCAGAAGAGAAGATGGAGGAGATGTCAGGGACCAGCTCAGAATCAACCGAAAGGGAAGAGTGTGACAACATAGCCAGTAATAATGGAAATGGAGAAGAAGAGAATAAACCAGATGGGGATGAGATAGATGGAGAAGAAGTGACGAAAGCAAGAGATTCGAGTGAAAGAGATGAGGCAAACGAATGCAACGAGAGTTATCAAACAACTCCACCTGAGATGCAACGCTCACTACGCAAAAACTCGGCCCCTTCTAGCCAGATAATTAACGCATTTTTCAGCCAGCCAATTGGTGCAGAACCTGACCAAGACTCGGAGCTGGCAGCCTATGGCAAGGAGGACGAAGACATAAATGGCACCTACTTTCAAAGAGAGGCATTTCCACTGGACAAGTCTCGTGAGCGAGCCCTTACCATCTCATCTTCTCCATTCCGTCAGTCTCCTTTCAAAGCTTTCAAACCTAAAACTTTAGACCAGAACCAGAACCCAACACGGCCACGGCCCCTCTCTCTTCTCCACCAATCGCATTCAAACTCTCTCCCTCCAAAATTTCCGTCCCTCTCGCTGTCCCTTTCCCCAACCCCTCCTTCGTCTCCATCTTTTGCCTCTCCCCAATCTTCTTATCTCACGCCACGTCCCAACACTCCCAGCTCATCTTCTCCATCGCCTTCTTTTCATTCACCGACCCCTTCCTTCAACTTTGACCTTGCAGAGCCTGCAGGACCCATGAAGAACCGCCCTCTCATGACATCCTCCATCAACCTGCCAGAGGATGATCTGCTACCTCCTCTGGACCAACCTCTCCCTACCCGCGACTGGGTCACTATTGAGGGCGATTTTGTTCTGGTGCTTGCCATCTACCAGAGCCACCTGGGAGCAGATCTTCTCGCTGCGCCTCAGGCTCGATTTGATGATGGGCTGATCCATCTGACATTTGTGCGGGCTGGTATCTCTCGGGCTACACTGCTTAGATTGTTCTTAGCAATGGAGAGGGGAGCCCATTTGTCCCTTAGCTCTCCCTATGTTAGTCATGTTTCTGCTCGGGCGTTCCGCCTTCAACCGCTTTCACCACGAGGAACCCTAACTGTAGATGGAGAGCTGGTGCCCTATGGGCCACTCCAGGCACAG GTTCATCCCTCCATGGCTCGTTTGATTGTTGGGGACTCTGGAATAAAGATTACAAGATTCTGA
- the sphk2 gene encoding sphingosine kinase 2 isoform X1: protein MRSPGPESPSMTEEALLHGQFGGWSSGGGSGSNSNSCPNSPGGVSLPSSPASTNYALTLTPTHIHVQRLSPRAGKQSRLILPLAELTGCSCPRSPAPPLLVLYWYPPGRRRKGVSRHRQVRAYLAESRVEAEKWNAAIQSLLRGMDVSSTTAEFCKSMLPRPRRLLLLVNPFSGRGQAMQWCQTHILPMIREANISYNLIQTERQNHARELIRDISLPEWDGIIIVSGDGLLHEVINGLMERPDWEQAIKTPVGILPCGSGNALAGSINHYAGYDMCLREPLLLNCSFLLCRGGVKPMDLVSVTTSPCASSSTANQNGHPPAPRRLFSFLSVAWGFVSDVDIESERYRGLGSARFTLGTLVRLASLRSYKGRLSYLPPGVVNPCLDATPQPSRRPLSRSITEGLEGFCRTPIHRTCSDMGLSEQRSLRKGDGERERERERERQERERERERRRERARGVGVVRASSLAEDREREVEAEEKMEEMSGTSSESTEREECDNIASNNGNGEEENKPDGDEIDGEEVTKARDSSERDEANECNESYQTTPPEMQRSLRKNSAPSSQIINAFFSQPIGAEPDQDSELAAYGKEDEDINGTYFQREAFPLDKSRERALTISSSPFRQSPFKAFKPKTLDQNQNPTRPRPLSLLHQSHSNSLPPKFPSLSLSLSPTPPSSPSFASPQSSYLTPRPNTPSSSSPSPSFHSPTPSFNFDLAEPAGPMKNRPLMTSSINLPEDDLLPPLDQPLPTRDWVTIEGDFVLVLAIYQSHLGADLLAAPQARFDDGLIHLTFVRAGISRATLLRLFLAMERGAHLSLSSPYVSHVSARAFRLQPLSPRGTLTVDGELVPYGPLQAQVHPSMARLIVGDSGIKITRF from the exons ATGCGCTCCCCAGGCCCAGAGAGCCCATCTATGACTGAGGAAGCCCTGCTGCACGGACAGTTTGGCGGTTGGAGCAGCGGAGGGGGAAGTGGAAGTAACAGCAACAGCTGCCCCAATAGCCCTGGAGGTGTTTCTTTACCATCCAGCCCAGCCTCCACCAACTACGCCCTGACCCTCACGCCAACCCACATCCATGTCCAGCGGTTGTCACCACGTGCAGGGAAGCAGTCCAGGCTGATCCTGCCTCTGGCAGAACTGACCGGATGCAGCTGCCCGCGCTCGCCGGCCCCTCCTTTGCTGGTGCTTTACTGGTACCCTCCGGGTCGTCGCCGCAAAGGCGTCTCCAGACATAGACAGGTGAGGGCGTACTTGGCGGAGAGCAGAGTTGAGGCGGAGAAATGGAACGCTGCTATACAGAGCCTGCTGAGGGGAATGGATGTCAGCTCCACCACAG cagaaTTTTGCAAAAGCATGTTGCCCCGTCCCCGTCGACTGTTGCTGCTGGTCAATCCATTCAGTGGCCGGGGTCAGGCAATGCAGTGGTGTCAAACGCACATACTTCCAATGATAAGAGAAGCCAACATCAGCTACAACCTCATACAGACAG AGCGTCAGAATCATGCACGTGAGCTTATCAGAGACATCTCACTCCCAGAATGGGACGGAATTATCATTGTTTCTGGAGATGGACTCTTGCACGAG GTGATAAATGGCCTGATGGAACGGCCAGACTGGGAACAAGCAATAAAAACTCCTGTGGGAATCCTGCCTTGTGGCTCTGGAAATGCACTTGCTGGTTCAATCAACCACTATGCAGG ATATGACATGTGCCTTCGGGAGCCTCTCCTCCTCAACTGCTCTTTTCTGCTGTGCCGGGGTGGGGTTAAACCGATGGACTTGGTGTCTGTTACAACCAGCCCATGTGCTTCATCatccacagccaatcagaatgggCACCCACCTGCTCCCAGGAGgcttttctctttcctttcagTGGCCTGGGGTTTTGTGTCTGATGTGGACATAGAGAGTGAGCGCTACAGAGGGCTGGGCTCAGCACGGTTTACACTTGGAACACTAGTAAGATTGGCATCTCTACGCTCTTATAAGGGCCGTCTTTCCTACCTGCCACCCGGTGTGGTCAACCCATGCCTCGATGCCACACCTCAGCCGTCTCGCAGGCCACTTTCACGCAGCATTACCGAAGGTTTGGAGGGATTTTGTCGCACTCCCATCCACCGGACCTGCTCCGACATGGGCCTGAGTGAACAAAGAAGTCTCCGTAAAGGAGAtggggaaagagagagggaaagagagagggagaggcaggagagagagcgggagagagagaggagaagagagagggCAAGAGGGGTTGGAGTAGTGAGAGCTAGCAGTCTCGCAGAagaccgagagagagaggtggaagCAGAAGAGAAGATGGAGGAGATGTCAGGGACCAGCTCAGAATCAACCGAAAGGGAAGAGTGTGACAACATAGCCAGTAATAATGGAAATGGAGAAGAAGAGAATAAACCAGATGGGGATGAGATAGATGGAGAAGAAGTGACGAAAGCAAGAGATTCGAGTGAAAGAGATGAGGCAAACGAATGCAACGAGAGTTATCAAACAACTCCACCTGAGATGCAACGCTCACTACGCAAAAACTCGGCCCCTTCTAGCCAGATAATTAACGCATTTTTCAGCCAGCCAATTGGTGCAGAACCTGACCAAGACTCGGAGCTGGCAGCCTATGGCAAGGAGGACGAAGACATAAATGGCACCTACTTTCAAAGAGAGGCATTTCCACTGGACAAGTCTCGTGAGCGAGCCCTTACCATCTCATCTTCTCCATTCCGTCAGTCTCCTTTCAAAGCTTTCAAACCTAAAACTTTAGACCAGAACCAGAACCCAACACGGCCACGGCCCCTCTCTCTTCTCCACCAATCGCATTCAAACTCTCTCCCTCCAAAATTTCCGTCCCTCTCGCTGTCCCTTTCCCCAACCCCTCCTTCGTCTCCATCTTTTGCCTCTCCCCAATCTTCTTATCTCACGCCACGTCCCAACACTCCCAGCTCATCTTCTCCATCGCCTTCTTTTCATTCACCGACCCCTTCCTTCAACTTTGACCTTGCAGAGCCTGCAGGACCCATGAAGAACCGCCCTCTCATGACATCCTCCATCAACCTGCCAGAGGATGATCTGCTACCTCCTCTGGACCAACCTCTCCCTACCCGCGACTGGGTCACTATTGAGGGCGATTTTGTTCTGGTGCTTGCCATCTACCAGAGCCACCTGGGAGCAGATCTTCTCGCTGCGCCTCAGGCTCGATTTGATGATGGGCTGATCCATCTGACATTTGTGCGGGCTGGTATCTCTCGGGCTACACTGCTTAGATTGTTCTTAGCAATGGAGAGGGGAGCCCATTTGTCCCTTAGCTCTCCCTATGTTAGTCATGTTTCTGCTCGGGCGTTCCGCCTTCAACCGCTTTCACCACGAGGAACCCTAACTGTAGATGGAGAGCTGGTGCCCTATGGGCCACTCCAGGCACAG GTTCATCCCTCCATGGCTCGTTTGATTGTTGGGGACTCTGGAATAAAGATTACAAGATTCTGA
- the gprc6a gene encoding G-protein coupled receptor family C group 6 member A produces the protein MAGLDLSLVLMLSVLAGVREVSLTQVNQQGVIAPGDIIIGGLFPIHEAVEAVNYTGLNSFSSFQHPVCNRYYTKGLNQALAMIHAVEMANQSPMLSSLNLTLGYRIYDTCSDVTTALWAVQDLTRPYSYCDSQTNSSQPVQPIMAVIGPSSSEISIAVARELNLLMIPQISYASTATILSDKSRFPAFMRTVPNDEYQTHAMVQLLKDNKWTWVGIIITDGDYGRSAMESFVKHTEREGICVAFKVILPDSLADEQKLNIHINETVDIIEKNTKVNVVVSFAKSSQMKLLYEGLRSRNVPKNKVWVASDNWSTSKNILKDVNLSDIGNILGFTFKSGNVTAFLQYLKDLKFGSEAKMNNSFLEEFLKLPEIGNAANAVQEQIKNTHLDMVFSVQMAVSAIAKAVVELCVERQCKTPSAIQPWELLKQLRNVTFEKEGVMYNFDANGDINLGYDVCLWDDDESEKNDIIAEYYPSNSSFTFTRKNLSNIENVLSKCSDSCQPGEYKKTAEGQHTCCYECLACAENQYSNHTDADTCSKCDTESLWSNANSSKCYPKFYEYFEWNSGFAIALLTLAALGILLLISMSALFFWQRNSLVVKAAGGPLCHLILFSLLGSFISVIFFVGEPSNESCRVRQVIFGLSFTLCVSCILVKSLKILLAFQMNLELKELLRKLYKPYVIVCMCMGLQVTICTLWLTLHRPFIEKVVQPKSILLECNEGSDLMFGLMLGYIVLLALICFTFAYKGRKLPQKYNEAKFITFGMLIYLMAWVIFIPVHVTTSGKYVPAVEVVVILISNYGILSCHFLPKCYIIIFKKEYNTKDAFLKNVFEYARKSSENIRGLSGTDPHSKTDNSVYVISNPSLVPEEKQVSVPEIDNVL, from the exons ATGGCTGGTTTGGATTTGAGCCTGGTACTCATGTTGTCTGTGCTGGCAGGAGTCAGAGAGGTTTCACTGACACAGGTTAACCAACAAGGAGTCATAGCCCCTGGAGACATCATCATTGGAGGTCTTTTTCCCATCCATGAGGCAGTGGAGGCAGTGAACTACACTGGCTTAAACAGCTTCTCTTCTTTTCAGCATCCAGTCTGCAACAG aTACTACACAAAAGGTCTAAATCAGGCTCTAGCTATGATTCATGCTGTGGAAATGGCAAACCAATCCCCCATGTTGAGCAGTTTGAATTTAACTCTCGGATATCGCATCTATGACACATGTTCTGATGTCACGACTGCACTTTGGGCCGTCCAAGATCTCACACGGCCGTACTCATACTGTGACTCACAAACTAACTCTTCTCAACCTGTCCAGCCAATAATGGCAGTAATTGGGCCCTCTTCTTCTGAGATCTCCATCGCAGTTGCCAGGGAACTCAACCTTCTGATGATTCCACAG ATAAGTTATGCATCTACAGCTACGATTCTTAGTGACAAAAGTCGTTTTCCTGCTTTCATGAGGACTGTCCCAAATGATGAGTACCAAACCCATGCCATGGTACAACTTCTGAAGGACAATAAATGGACCTGGGTTGGGATTATCATTACAGATGGAGACTATGGGCGTTCTGCCATGGAAAGTTTTGTTAAGCACACTGAAAGGGAGGGAATTTGTGTGGCCTTTAAGGTGATCCTACCAGATTCACTAGCAGACGAACAAAAATTAAACATCCACATCAACGAGACTGTGGACATCATTGAAAAAAATACTAAGGTTAATGTGGTGGTCTCATTTGCTAAGTCATCTCAAATGAAGTTGCTATATGAGGGCCTGCGTAGTAGGAACGTTCCAAAAAATAAAGTATGGGTGGCCAGCGATAACTGGTCTACCTCTAAAAATATTCTAAAAGACGTAAACCTCTCAGATATCGGAAATATACTGGGCTTCACCTTCAAGAGTGGGAATGTTACAGCTTTTCTTCAATACCTTAAGGATCTGAAGTTTGGAAGTGAAGCTAAGATGAACAATTCATTCTTGGAAGAATTTTTAAAACTGCCTGAAATAGGAAATGCTGCAAACGCTGTACAGGAAcagattaaaaacacacatttggaCATGGTCTTCAGTGTTCAGATGGCAGTCAGTGCTATTGCTAAAGCTGTGGTTGAACTATGTGTAGAAAGACAATGCAAGACCCCTTCAGCTATCCAACCCTGGGAG CTCTTAAAACAGCTGAGGAACGTCACTTTTGAGAAAGAAGGAGTCATGTACAATTTTGACGCCAATGGAGACATTAATTTGGGCTATGATGTCTGCCTATGGGATGACGATGAATctgaaaaaaatgacataatagCAGAATATTATCCATCTAACAGCAGTTTCACTTTTACAAGGAAGAATCTAAGTAATATTGAG AATGTGTTATCTAAGTGTTCGGACAGCTGTCAACCAGGGGAGTACAAAAAAACAGCAGAGGGTCAGCACACTTGCTGTTATGAGTGTCTTGCCTGCGCCGAAAACCAATACTCCAACCACACAG ATGCAGACACATGTTCCAAGTGCGACACTGAGAGCTTGTGGTCAAACGCTAATAGCTCAAAATGTTATCCCAAGTTTTATGAGTACTTTGAGTGGAATAGTGGTTTTGCCATCGCCCTGCTGACGCTGGCTGCCCTCGGCATCCTACTCCTCATCTCAATGTCCGCACTGTTCTTCTGGCAAAGGAACTCTCTAGTGGTTAAAGCTGCAGGTGGACCACTTTGTCATCTGATCCTTTTCTCCCTGCTGGGCAGTTTTATCAGTGTCATTTTCTTTGTGGGTGAACCGAGCAATGAGTCGTGTAGGGTAAGGCAGGTCATCTTTGGCCTGAGCTTCACGCTGTGTGTTTCATGCATCTTAGTGAAGTCCTTGAAGATCCTTCTGGCGTTCCAGATGAACCTAGAGCTGAAGGAGCTTCTTCGTAAACTCTACAAGCCGTATGTGATCGTTTGCATGTGTATGGGGCTTCAGGTCACCATTTGCACTCTTTGGCTGACCTTGCACAGGCCTTTTATTGAAAAAGTGGTGCAACCCAAATCCATTCTCCTGGAATGCAATGAGGGTTCAGATTTGATGTTTGGGTTAATGCTGGGTTACATAGTTTTGCTGGCGCTGATATGTTTCACTTTTGCTTATAAAGGCAGGAAACTTCCGCAGAAGTATAACGAAGCAAAGTTCATCACATTTGGTATGCTCATCTACCTCATGGCCTGGGTCATTTTTATCCCAGTGCACGTGACCACCAGTGGCAAATATGTACCGGCTGTGGAGGTAGTTGTTATTCTCATTTCAAACTATGGGATCCTGAGCTGCCACTTTTTGCCAAAAtgttacataattatttttaaaaaggagTATAATACCAAAGATGCAttcttgaaaaatgtttttgaatacgCCAGAAAGAGCTCTGAAAACATCAGGGGCTTGTCTGGAACTGATCCACACAGTAAAACTGACAATTCAGTCTATGTCATATCCAACCCGTCACTTGTGCCTGAGGAGAAACAAGTTTCTGTACCAGAAATAGACAATGTGCTTTAA